CTAGATTGACTACTTGACTTGACTGGCTCGACTTGCTTTGTTTTTCCTGTTGAACTTGCTCGGTTTACATAGTTATTTGACTTACTCAACCAGCTTTTCTGCTTTGATTGGAAGGATTGGTACTTGTGGTTGACGATTTGCGCTAAATCGTCAACGAATCACCAACCACAAGTATCAAATCTTGTTTTAACCGACAAAGCCTGGAAGCCTTTGAGCCATGCGTTTTTATTCTTTGACGGCGCCTGCGGCGAGGCCGGACTGCCAGTACTTCTGCAGCAGCAGGAACGCGATCACCAGCGGGACGATGGTGACCAGAGAACCAGTGATGACGAGGTTCTGGATGGCCTGCCCGCCCGCGGTGGAGGCCTGGTCCTTCCACTGGTTCAGACCGATGGTCAGCGGGTACCAGTCCGCGTCCTTGAGCATGATCAGGGGAAGGAAGTAGTTGTTCCACGTCGCCACGATGGTAAAGAGCGCGGTGGTGACGATGCCCGGGGCCAAGAGCGGCAGGGCGATGGTGAAGAAGGTGCGGAACTCGCCCGCCCCGTCCACATGCGCCGCCTCCAGCAATTCGGTCGGGACGGCCTGCTCGCTGAAGATCCACATCAGGTACAAACCGAACGGCGAGATCAGGCTCGGCAGGATCATCGCCCACGGCGTGTTCGTCAGCCCCAGCTTGGCGAAGAGGAGGAACTGCGGGACCGCCAGGGCGATGCCCGGCACGCTGATCGCGCCGATGACCACCGCGAACACCGCCCTGCGGCCCGGGAAACGGAACTTGGCCAAAGCGTAGCCGCCCATGATCGCCAGCAATGTGGC
This genomic stretch from Bifidobacterium sp. ESL0690 harbors:
- a CDS encoding carbohydrate ABC transporter permease, whose translation is MDEKARQRRVSRDEAAERRRSAHSGFSNPENPRRSWPLTIVVAVFAAYCLFPFVYLLVNATKTQADFTSTFGLGFGHTFALWDNLTEVFSYQDGIFGRWLLNTLLYVVVGAGGATLLAIMGGYALAKFRFPGRRAVFAVVIGAISVPGIALAVPQFLLFAKLGLTNTPWAMILPSLISPFGLYLMWIFSEQAVPTELLEAAHVDGAGEFRTFFTIALPLLAPGIVTTALFTIVATWNNYFLPLIMLKDADWYPLTIGLNQWKDQASTAGGQAIQNLVITGSLVTIVPLVIAFLLLQKYWQSGLAAGAVKE